From Neisseria musculi, the proteins below share one genomic window:
- a CDS encoding response regulator transcription factor has protein sequence MSRVLLVDDDVSLTELLTEYLTAEGLSVHSVPDGEVGVKEILSGQYDVVVLDSMMPKMNGLDVLKNVRNQSTVPVIMLTAKGDDIDRIIGLEMGADDYVPKPCTPRELLARINAVLRRSKQSVEQTSSPNSISVSEVVLYPAKRQAAIKDTPLELTSTEFNLLEVLMRHAGQVVSKETLSVEALDRKLAKFDRSIDVHISSIRHKLGDASLIQTVRGLGYLFVKN, from the coding sequence ATGAGTCGCGTATTATTGGTAGATGATGATGTTTCGTTAACCGAGCTGTTAACTGAATACCTAACGGCCGAAGGTTTGAGTGTACACAGTGTACCCGATGGCGAAGTCGGCGTGAAAGAAATTTTATCCGGCCAATACGATGTTGTCGTGTTGGATTCGATGATGCCGAAAATGAACGGTTTGGACGTATTGAAAAACGTGCGCAACCAAAGCACCGTTCCCGTGATTATGTTGACCGCCAAAGGCGACGATATCGACCGCATCATCGGTTTGGAAATGGGGGCCGATGATTATGTGCCCAAGCCCTGCACTCCACGCGAACTGCTGGCGCGTATTAATGCGGTTTTGCGCCGTTCAAAACAATCGGTCGAGCAAACCAGCAGCCCCAACAGCATTTCGGTGAGCGAAGTCGTGCTGTATCCGGCCAAGCGGCAGGCTGCCATTAAAGACACTCCGTTGGAGCTGACCAGCACTGAATTCAACCTGCTTGAAGTATTGATGCGCCATGCAGGCCAAGTAGTGAGCAAAGAAACCCTGTCGGTTGAAGCGCTCGACCGCAAGCTGGCCAAATTCGACCGGAGTATTGATGTGCATATTTCCAGCATCCGCCATAAATTGGGCGATGCCTCACTGATTCAAACCGTTCGCGGCTTGGGTTATTTGTTTGTAAAAAACTGA
- a CDS encoding HAMP domain-containing sensor histidine kinase, translating to MKLFQRIFATFCAVIICAIFVASFSYWLIQNTIAENQLQKQSIIETSMMRSIVSAFKMRGEQGVLDILGEWEENPMAHKVFVVTGDEEKDILSRKVGEKMIKDARQFAIDNPDSDLVRIEFDRWGEEYLFFIGNWDNRQIKHLPSPLFIPGLHLKPIWHEFIILLFIILVGLLLAYILTNGIIKPVRVLSSGMSRLAAGDLETRVSQQMDDRSDEFSQLAEQFDKMAVKLQKLVAKERHLLHHVSHEMRSPLARMQAIVGLIQSQPQKQEQYLKRLESELARMDTMVGELLTLSRLETSNMVLEKDNLALVPFFTQLVEDSQAVAEQNSQNVVLEVGKVPGNAQLYANEGFLYRAFDNTIRNAMAYSPEGSTIKVFLSQDAKNWLIDITDNGPGVDEAQLPHIFTAFYRADSSAHKPGTGLGLAIAQHIVHQHSGKIMAENMRPNGLRVRFILPKHGK from the coding sequence ATGAAACTGTTTCAACGTATATTCGCCACGTTTTGCGCAGTGATTATCTGTGCCATATTCGTGGCGAGTTTTTCATACTGGCTGATTCAGAATACCATAGCCGAAAACCAACTCCAAAAACAAAGTATCATTGAAACCAGCATGATGAGGAGCATCGTTTCTGCATTCAAAATGCGTGGAGAGCAGGGCGTGCTCGACATTTTGGGGGAGTGGGAAGAAAACCCTATGGCACATAAAGTGTTTGTGGTTACCGGTGATGAAGAAAAAGATATCCTGAGCCGCAAAGTAGGGGAAAAAATGATTAAAGATGCGCGCCAATTCGCCATCGACAACCCCGATTCGGATTTGGTGCGCATCGAATTTGACCGCTGGGGTGAAGAATATCTGTTTTTTATCGGTAACTGGGATAACCGGCAAATCAAACATCTGCCCAGCCCGCTGTTTATCCCCGGGCTGCATCTGAAACCGATCTGGCACGAATTTATTATTCTTTTATTCATTATTTTGGTGGGGCTGCTGCTGGCTTACATTTTAACCAACGGCATTATCAAGCCCGTCCGCGTATTGAGCTCGGGTATGAGCCGCTTGGCAGCGGGTGATTTGGAAACGCGTGTTTCCCAGCAGATGGACGACCGTAGCGATGAGTTTTCCCAGCTTGCCGAGCAGTTCGACAAAATGGCGGTAAAACTGCAAAAATTAGTAGCCAAAGAGCGGCATCTTCTCCACCACGTTTCCCATGAAATGCGTTCGCCGTTAGCCCGTATGCAGGCAATTGTCGGCCTGATTCAGTCGCAGCCGCAAAAACAGGAGCAGTATCTCAAGCGCCTGGAGAGCGAGCTGGCCCGTATGGACACCATGGTGGGCGAACTGTTGACGCTTTCGCGCCTAGAAACATCGAATATGGTTTTAGAAAAAGACAATCTGGCACTGGTGCCGTTTTTCACGCAACTGGTGGAAGACAGCCAGGCCGTGGCAGAACAAAACAGCCAAAACGTGGTGCTCGAAGTTGGAAAAGTGCCGGGAAACGCACAACTGTATGCCAACGAAGGTTTTCTCTACCGCGCATTTGACAACACCATCCGCAACGCCATGGCCTATAGCCCCGAAGGCAGCACAATTAAGGTATTTTTGTCCCAAGATGCCAAAAACTGGCTAATCGACATCACTGACAACGGCCCGGGTGTAGATGAAGCGCAACTGCCGCACATTTTCACCGCATTTTACCGTGCCGACAGCAGCGCACATAAACCGGGAACTGGTTTGGGGCTGGCGATTGCCCAACATATCGTCCACCAGCACAGCGGCAAGATCATGGCGGAAAACATGCGCCCCAATGGTTTGAGAGTGCGGTTTATTTTACCCAAACACGGTAAGTAA
- a CDS encoding PIN domain-containing protein yields MCCFGKNVHFIRVAKTGKNALDLYLAYYLGKITGQDKDALIGILLRDGGFDVLVEHLRAGNFCRGL; encoded by the coding sequence TTGTGCTGTTTCGGTAAAAACGTTCACTTCATACGGGTGGCGAAAACGGGTAAAAACGCCTTAGACCTTTATCTTGCTTATTATTTGGGCAAAATCACCGGGCAAGACAAAGATGCGCTGATAGGTATTTTATTGCGGGACGGTGGGTTTGATGTGTTGGTCGAGCATTTAAGAGCCGGAAATTTCTGTCGGGGTTTGTGA
- the lpxK gene encoding tetraacyldisaccharide 4'-kinase, with protein MRKLHQIIEQHWQHPNPVLSVLLRPLSRLFQTASAIRRDLYRAGRLKSEKLPVPVVVVGNIHAGGAGKTPVVSALVKGLQARGIKAGIVSRGYGRAGSGIYVLQPDSTAAEAGDEPLLLHRQTGVPVAVGSCRAEAGRALLAAHPDIKLIITDDGLQHYALQRDLEIVVFPAADAGRNNLDLLPNGGLREPLSRLKTADAVVLGGSTGAENAAHLHENIFHSRLQTGRIHRLNCQGEYLDTSRLKYLRVAAVAGIAKPERFFNTLRGSGIALAETRALPDHAVLSAADLPQADVVLITEKDAVKLSDGRWQNVWVLPVCAIIDPDLAAFVAGRLKI; from the coding sequence ATGCGCAAACTGCACCAAATCATCGAACAACATTGGCAACACCCCAATCCGGTTTTGAGCGTGTTGCTGCGGCCTTTGTCGCGCCTGTTTCAGACGGCCTCGGCCATACGCAGAGATCTCTATCGGGCAGGCCGTCTGAAAAGCGAAAAACTGCCCGTGCCGGTGGTGGTGGTGGGCAATATCCATGCCGGCGGAGCGGGTAAAACGCCGGTGGTGTCGGCGTTGGTAAAAGGTTTGCAGGCGCGCGGTATCAAGGCGGGCATTGTCAGCCGGGGCTACGGGCGGGCGGGCAGCGGCATTTATGTGTTGCAGCCCGACAGCACGGCAGCAGAAGCGGGCGATGAACCTTTGCTGCTCCACCGCCAAACCGGTGTGCCCGTTGCAGTAGGCAGCTGCCGCGCCGAAGCGGGCAGAGCGCTGCTGGCGGCACACCCCGATATCAAACTGATTATCACCGATGACGGCCTGCAACATTATGCCTTGCAGCGCGATTTGGAAATTGTGGTGTTTCCCGCTGCCGATGCAGGCAGGAATAATTTGGATTTATTGCCCAACGGCGGCCTGCGCGAACCTTTGAGCCGTCTGAAAACGGCAGATGCGGTGGTGTTGGGCGGCAGCACCGGTGCGGAAAATGCGGCACACCTGCATGAAAACATCTTTCACAGCCGTTTGCAGACGGGCAGAATCCACCGCCTAAACTGCCAGGGCGAATATCTGGACACAAGCCGTCTGAAATACCTGCGCGTGGCGGCGGTGGCAGGAATTGCCAAGCCCGAGCGCTTTTTTAATACTTTGCGCGGCTCGGGCATCGCATTGGCCGAAACGCGCGCACTGCCCGACCACGCTGTTTTGTCTGCCGCCGATCTGCCGCAGGCCGATGTGGTGCTGATTACCGAAAAAGATGCGGTCAAACTTTCAGACGGCCGATGGCAAAACGTGTGGGTGCTGCCTGTTTGTGCGATAATCGATCCCGATTTGGCGGCTTTTGTTGCAGGCCGTCTGAAGATTTAA
- a CDS encoding DUF2059 domain-containing protein, whose amino-acid sequence MKIRWICAAVLCAAASLAQAAPAGKASVEKLFEVQNFDKMMGDAAKAAATAVSAQQSMPGVPAGKRQKVQNIINRYMGDYMREVNDPSTRAEIRRVAVEGVQKVYTQEEVDAMIAFYGSPTGRSIMAKMPQYMEATMSPMISVMQSKIQAFQQKNGGKIQREINQAVCGKNICN is encoded by the coding sequence ATGAAAATCCGATGGATATGTGCGGCAGTATTGTGCGCGGCTGCAAGTTTGGCTCAAGCCGCGCCCGCCGGCAAGGCTTCGGTGGAAAAACTGTTTGAGGTGCAGAATTTCGACAAAATGATGGGCGATGCCGCCAAGGCCGCCGCAACAGCAGTATCGGCACAGCAGTCTATGCCCGGCGTGCCTGCCGGCAAACGCCAAAAAGTGCAAAACATTATCAACCGCTATATGGGCGACTATATGCGCGAAGTAAACGACCCAAGCACCCGTGCCGAAATCCGCCGCGTGGCCGTGGAGGGCGTGCAGAAAGTTTACACACAGGAAGAAGTGGATGCGATGATTGCGTTTTACGGCTCCCCTACAGGCCGCTCGATTATGGCCAAAATGCCGCAATATATGGAAGCCACGATGAGCCCGATGATAAGTGTGATGCAGTCGAAGATACAGGCGTTCCAGCAAAAAAACGGCGGGAAAATACAGCGCGAAATCAATCAGGCCGTCTGCGGCAAAAACATCTGCAACTAA
- a CDS encoding Trm112 family protein, producing MEKKFLDILVCPVCKGSLEYKQDRQELWCRRSKLAYPIKDGIPFMLENEARELTEEELHA from the coding sequence ATGGAAAAGAAATTTCTAGATATTCTCGTATGCCCCGTATGCAAAGGCAGCTTGGAATACAAACAAGACCGGCAGGAATTATGGTGCCGCCGCAGCAAACTTGCCTATCCGATTAAAGACGGCATTCCCTTTATGCTCGAAAACGAAGCCCGTGAGCTGACCGAAGAAGAGCTGCACGCATGA
- the kdsB gene encoding 3-deoxy-manno-octulosonate cytidylyltransferase, which yields MSAFTVLIPARLSSSRLPRKALADIHGKPMVVRVAEQAAKSAAERVIVATDHTDIEAACCAHGIACVMTAAAHQSGTTRLAEAAAKLGLPSDSLVVNVQGDEPLINPRLIDRTAALLLENQVPMATAAHPIRDLAEFLNPNCVKVVLNAAGNALYFSRAPIPYPRDAMGSFPQVLPEEFASLRHIGIYAYRAGFLQQYAGLAVSPHETDESLEQLRVLWHGYPIAVEITETAPAAGVDTAEDLSRVRTEFLQAV from the coding sequence ATGAGCGCATTTACCGTGTTGATTCCCGCCAGGCTGTCCTCATCGCGCCTGCCTAGAAAAGCATTGGCCGATATTCACGGCAAACCGATGGTGGTGCGTGTGGCAGAGCAGGCCGCCAAAAGCGCGGCAGAGCGCGTGATTGTAGCTACCGACCATACCGACATCGAAGCCGCTTGCTGTGCGCACGGCATTGCCTGCGTAATGACCGCCGCCGCCCACCAAAGCGGTACCACCCGTCTGGCCGAAGCCGCCGCCAAGCTCGGCCTGCCGTCGGATAGCCTAGTGGTAAACGTGCAGGGCGATGAGCCGTTGATTAACCCGAGATTAATCGACCGCACCGCTGCACTGTTGCTGGAAAACCAAGTGCCGATGGCCACCGCCGCACATCCCATTCGCGATTTGGCCGAATTTCTCAACCCCAACTGCGTGAAAGTAGTGTTGAACGCGGCGGGCAACGCCTTATATTTCAGCCGTGCACCGATTCCCTATCCGCGCGATGCGATGGGGTCCTTCCCCCAAGTCCTGCCTGAAGAGTTTGCATCTTTGCGCCATATCGGCATTTATGCCTACCGCGCCGGCTTTTTACAGCAATACGCCGGCTTGGCTGTATCTCCGCACGAAACCGATGAATCGCTGGAGCAATTGCGCGTGTTGTGGCACGGCTATCCGATTGCAGTGGAAATCACCGAAACCGCGCCTGCCGCAGGGGTGGACACCGCAGAAGACTTGTCGCGCGTGCGGACCGAGTTTCTGCAAGCCGTATAA
- a CDS encoding ABC transporter ATP-binding protein codes for MNILEIENLNACFPGHQVLHNINLSVMRGRKLAVVGESGSGKTVLAQGIMRLNPAVSFAGRLKFNGENLLEKTPCQLQKLRGKEIGMVFQEPMTALNPVMRVGKQIAEVLSLHLGLDTKQSWARAVELLAETGIHSPEEKASAYPFQLSGGQRQRAMIAMAVAAEPELLIADEPTTALDVAVQAQILDLLSRLQAAHNMTLIYISHDLNLVRRFADDVAVMRQGRIVEQGVAAEVFADPQHEYTQMLLNAGTVRQPAAVAADAPTVLEAESISVAVQERAGWFKKRSKTLLAPVLFDLKAGETLGVIGESGSGKTTLAKAVMRLMECSGRLKINGEVWNQQSRKAVQMVFQDPFGAFNPRMNVLEIVSEALGVHFPGMKTAEKRRRVEEVLHQVGLPEDILERYPHAFSGGQRQRLAIARAIIMRPQVLVLDEPTSALDVQWQQQIIELLGNLQRQHGLSLIIISHDLAVIRALSHRVMVLKDGQVVEQGVLEKVFAKPDSDYTQKLLAHADS; via the coding sequence ATGAATATTCTCGAAATCGAAAATCTCAATGCTTGTTTCCCCGGCCACCAAGTGCTGCACAACATCAACCTCAGCGTGATGCGCGGCAGAAAGCTGGCAGTCGTGGGGGAAAGCGGCAGCGGCAAAACCGTGTTGGCGCAGGGCATCATGAGGTTGAATCCTGCTGTGTCGTTTGCAGGCCGTCTGAAATTCAACGGCGAAAACCTGCTTGAAAAAACGCCGTGCCAATTGCAGAAGTTGCGCGGCAAAGAAATCGGCATGGTATTTCAAGAGCCTATGACGGCGCTCAACCCGGTGATGCGCGTGGGAAAACAGATTGCCGAAGTGTTGTCGCTACATTTGGGGCTGGACACCAAACAGTCATGGGCACGGGCGGTAGAGCTGCTGGCCGAAACGGGCATACACAGCCCCGAAGAAAAAGCCTCTGCCTACCCGTTTCAGCTTTCGGGCGGGCAGCGGCAGCGGGCGATGATTGCCATGGCGGTGGCGGCAGAGCCGGAACTCTTGATTGCCGATGAGCCGACCACTGCGCTCGATGTCGCGGTGCAGGCGCAGATTCTCGATTTGCTCTCGCGCCTGCAGGCTGCACACAACATGACTTTGATCTATATCAGCCACGATTTGAACCTGGTGCGCCGCTTCGCCGATGATGTGGCGGTGATGCGCCAAGGGCGGATTGTCGAGCAGGGAGTGGCGGCAGAAGTGTTTGCCGACCCGCAACACGAATACACCCAAATGCTGCTCAACGCCGGCACGGTGAGGCAGCCTGCAGCCGTGGCGGCAGATGCCCCTACGGTGTTAGAAGCCGAAAGCATCAGCGTGGCCGTTCAGGAGCGGGCGGGCTGGTTTAAAAAGCGCAGTAAAACCCTGCTGGCACCCGTATTGTTTGACTTGAAGGCAGGCGAAACACTGGGCGTTATCGGCGAGAGTGGCAGCGGTAAAACCACGCTGGCCAAAGCCGTAATGCGCCTGATGGAGTGTTCCGGCCGTCTGAAAATCAACGGAGAAGTGTGGAACCAACAATCGCGAAAAGCCGTGCAGATGGTGTTTCAAGACCCGTTTGGCGCGTTCAACCCGCGCATGAACGTATTGGAAATCGTTTCAGAAGCCTTGGGCGTACATTTCCCCGGCATGAAAACAGCCGAAAAACGCCGCCGTGTCGAAGAAGTATTGCATCAGGTGGGGCTGCCCGAAGATATTCTCGAACGCTATCCGCACGCCTTTTCAGGCGGCCAACGGCAACGGCTGGCGATTGCCCGTGCCATCATCATGCGCCCTCAGGTGTTGGTGCTGGATGAACCGACCAGCGCGCTGGATGTGCAGTGGCAGCAGCAGATTATTGAATTGCTTGGCAATTTACAGCGGCAGCACGGGCTGAGCCTGATAATTATCAGCCATGATTTAGCGGTTATCCGCGCCCTTTCGCACCGCGTGATGGTGCTCAAAGACGGACAGGTAGTGGAGCAGGGCGTGTTGGAAAAAGTGTTTGCCAAACCCGATTCCGACTATACACAAAAGCTATTGGCACACGCCGACTCTTGA
- the trxA gene encoding thioredoxin TrxA — protein sequence MSSNLIVHATDASFDQEVLKSEVPVLLDFWAPWCGPCKMIAPILDEVAAEFEGRLKVVKINIDENEQTPSQFGVRGIPTLMVFKNGQNIATKVGALAKGQLVAFVNASI from the coding sequence ATGAGCAGCAACTTAATCGTACACGCTACCGATGCGAGCTTCGATCAAGAAGTATTAAAATCCGAAGTGCCCGTATTGCTGGACTTTTGGGCACCGTGGTGCGGCCCCTGCAAAATGATTGCACCGATTCTCGATGAAGTGGCCGCCGAATTCGAAGGCCGCTTGAAAGTGGTGAAAATCAATATTGATGAAAACGAACAGACCCCGTCACAATTCGGCGTACGCGGCATTCCCACGCTGATGGTGTTTAAAAACGGCCAAAACATTGCCACCAAAGTAGGTGCACTGGCCAAAGGCCAACTGGTTGCATTTGTGAACGCTTCGATTTAA
- a CDS encoding lytic transglycosylase domain-containing protein: MKQSVFSVLAVMAASVSAVCFAAPYPQYRHLVEKHAAAQGLDANLVWAVMARESGGRRYAVSHKDARGLMQVIPPTAARMGVNPKYLYEPEQNIIAGTRYLRYLTKYFNGNLDLILAGYNAGEGAVDKYGGIPPYRETRNYVRLVRNRYAQLSGNPAHAAGSRGALVEAAYRPHKTAAKAARAAFVRAAAGSPPPKQYAAWDVFQEF; the protein is encoded by the coding sequence TTGAAGCAATCCGTTTTTAGTGTTTTGGCGGTGATGGCGGCATCGGTATCTGCCGTCTGTTTTGCCGCGCCTTATCCTCAATACCGGCATTTGGTAGAAAAACACGCGGCGGCGCAGGGTTTGGATGCAAACCTTGTGTGGGCGGTGATGGCACGGGAGAGCGGCGGCAGACGGTATGCCGTTTCGCACAAAGACGCGCGCGGGCTGATGCAGGTTATCCCTCCGACTGCCGCGCGGATGGGGGTAAATCCTAAATACTTATATGAGCCTGAGCAGAATATTATTGCCGGCACACGCTATCTGCGCTATCTGACCAAGTATTTTAACGGCAATCTTGATTTGATTTTGGCCGGCTATAACGCGGGCGAAGGGGCGGTGGACAAATACGGCGGGATTCCGCCCTACCGGGAAACCCGCAATTATGTGCGCCTGGTGCGTAACCGTTACGCGCAGTTGAGCGGCAACCCTGCTCATGCGGCGGGAAGCCGTGGGGCGTTGGTTGAAGCGGCTTACCGGCCGCATAAAACCGCTGCTAAGGCCGCTCGTGCGGCTTTTGTTCGGGCGGCAGCCGGTTCGCCGCCGCCGAAACAATATGCGGCGTGGGACGTGTTTCAAGAGTTTTAA
- a CDS encoding VirB3 family type IV secretion system protein, with product MHIDDELPAYRGLERSATVAGMPMVPVVTVTAVPLLVAMILLPFIKVKAFLVLLFSLPCLAFIYTQTQQDDQALRIIGLSVLGVLRRRNYRLFGKTNTVLGSKYGRRNDDYQRFFEQNTEKTAGAGRQSAPL from the coding sequence ATGCACATAGATGATGAATTGCCGGCATACCGGGGCCTTGAGCGTTCGGCAACGGTGGCCGGTATGCCGATGGTTCCGGTGGTAACGGTAACTGCCGTTCCACTCTTGGTGGCGATGATTCTGCTGCCTTTTATAAAAGTGAAAGCATTTTTGGTTCTGCTTTTTTCTTTGCCCTGTTTGGCTTTTATTTACACGCAGACGCAGCAGGACGATCAGGCACTGCGCATCATAGGCCTGTCGGTATTGGGGGTGCTGCGCCGCCGCAATTACCGGCTGTTCGGCAAAACCAATACGGTTTTGGGCAGCAAATACGGAAGACGCAACGATGATTACCAACGATTTTTTGAACAGAATACTGAAAAAACAGCGGGGGCAGGAAGACAGTCTGCCCCGTTATAA
- a CDS encoding conjugal transfer protein: MITNDFLNRILKKQRGQEDSLPRYKQHVGDKVVLLENNRVAFAVRLEGTPFEGVDDSSVVVRYLNLNKTLASLGKDKSSRLGLWLTYCRKKVDFEREYGFHTSFTRGFAHKYMEKLRRTDYFENIYYITCVLKYEDIDDALEEAEELLEKLTEHLQDYDPYVLKVYRNESGVLFSQFYEFIGMLANGTDGQIPLGTANAYRTIPTADLHFGAELLEMRCPDRTRYATLYDLKEFGQTKAKIMVNALKLPCEFVFTQSFTYIRPAKMMKQIDDQLNKLESVGDMAQSQHEEMLEAKGHLAAGDLMFGEYHGALVVFGETPKKAYSNGQTVAARFLSSGGFRFIRASLSAEFTFFSQFPGATVKPRPFPKATTNIAASFPMFNYEHGKSRGNPLGDGSAVMPLKTEGNTLYDFNFHYTAPNETVTQGEYPAGHTLLMGKTGTGKTTALAAMLAFAERFKPYIFAMDKDKGLEIFIRAIGGTYFPIDAGVPSGLNPFQWPDSPKLRDFLYDLVGSCVRRQNQDNTVEEQKQIQMAVDTVMNLDFQHRRMGALLHSVPPSAEDNSLFTRLEAWCGNGRFAWCLDNPQNRFNPDEFYRVGFDLTDILKAGYRPTEPILACMFYMKNIMLERVAESRGVLATVLDEFWLMAKYPTTQDFIIDGLKTDRKLGGFLILSSQSPKDAINSPVFDTVVEQTVTKVLLPNPAAEYEGNYRRLGLTEKEFAEMRSLGEKSRQFLVKQNLGSSIATLNLHKMDDEIAVLSGNAANVRIMHKAMERCGSGHPDEWLPVFHEMRKEAKAEQEKQQKQPQAV; this comes from the coding sequence ATGATTACCAACGATTTTTTGAACAGAATACTGAAAAAACAGCGGGGGCAGGAAGACAGTCTGCCCCGTTATAAGCAGCATGTCGGCGACAAAGTCGTTTTGCTGGAAAACAACCGTGTGGCTTTTGCCGTCCGCCTCGAGGGAACGCCTTTTGAAGGGGTTGATGATTCAAGCGTTGTGGTCCGGTATCTGAATCTGAACAAAACGCTGGCATCGCTGGGCAAAGACAAAAGCAGCCGTTTGGGTTTGTGGCTCACCTATTGCCGCAAAAAAGTAGATTTCGAGCGCGAATACGGTTTCCACACGTCTTTTACGCGCGGCTTTGCGCACAAATATATGGAGAAACTGCGTCGCACCGACTATTTTGAAAACATCTACTACATTACCTGTGTCCTCAAATATGAGGACATCGATGATGCGCTGGAAGAGGCGGAAGAGTTACTTGAGAAGCTGACCGAACACCTTCAGGATTACGACCCCTATGTGTTAAAGGTTTACCGCAACGAATCGGGCGTGCTGTTTTCTCAGTTTTACGAATTTATCGGTATGCTTGCCAACGGCACTGACGGACAAATCCCGCTGGGTACGGCCAACGCCTACCGCACCATTCCCACCGCCGATCTGCACTTTGGCGCGGAGCTTTTGGAAATGCGCTGCCCGGATCGGACCCGTTATGCCACTTTGTATGATCTGAAAGAGTTCGGGCAGACGAAGGCCAAGATTATGGTCAATGCCCTGAAGCTGCCGTGCGAATTTGTCTTTACCCAAAGTTTTACCTATATCCGCCCGGCCAAAATGATGAAGCAGATTGACGACCAGCTCAACAAACTGGAATCGGTCGGCGATATGGCGCAAAGCCAGCATGAGGAAATGCTGGAAGCCAAAGGCCACCTGGCGGCGGGCGATTTGATGTTCGGCGAATACCACGGTGCGTTGGTGGTATTCGGGGAAACGCCGAAAAAAGCCTATTCAAACGGCCAAACTGTAGCCGCCCGCTTCTTAAGCTCGGGCGGTTTCCGTTTTATCCGCGCATCGCTCTCGGCCGAATTTACCTTCTTCAGCCAGTTTCCCGGCGCAACCGTCAAACCGAGGCCGTTTCCGAAGGCGACAACCAATATTGCCGCCTCTTTTCCGATGTTCAATTACGAGCACGGCAAAAGCCGGGGCAACCCTTTGGGGGACGGATCGGCGGTGATGCCGCTGAAAACCGAGGGCAATACGCTTTATGATTTCAACTTCCACTATACCGCCCCCAACGAAACCGTAACCCAAGGCGAGTATCCGGCCGGCCACACGCTGCTGATGGGCAAAACCGGCACGGGCAAAACCACCGCACTGGCTGCCATGCTGGCTTTTGCCGAACGCTTCAAACCCTATATTTTCGCGATGGATAAGGATAAAGGGCTGGAAATTTTTATCCGCGCCATCGGCGGAACCTATTTCCCCATCGATGCCGGTGTTCCGAGCGGCCTGAATCCGTTCCAATGGCCCGATTCGCCCAAGTTGCGCGACTTCCTCTACGACTTGGTCGGCTCCTGCGTGCGCCGGCAGAACCAAGACAACACGGTCGAGGAACAAAAGCAGATTCAGATGGCCGTGGATACCGTGATGAATTTGGATTTCCAACACCGCCGTATGGGGGCTTTGCTGCATTCCGTTCCCCCGTCTGCCGAAGACAACAGCCTGTTTACCCGGCTGGAGGCGTGGTGCGGAAACGGGCGTTTCGCATGGTGCCTGGACAATCCCCAAAACCGTTTCAACCCCGATGAGTTTTACCGGGTAGGTTTCGATCTCACCGATATTCTGAAAGCCGGTTACCGCCCCACCGAACCGATACTGGCCTGTATGTTCTACATGAAAAACATCATGCTGGAGCGGGTGGCCGAAAGCCGGGGCGTATTGGCAACCGTGCTGGACGAGTTTTGGCTGATGGCCAAATACCCGACCACGCAGGATTTCATTATCGACGGTTTGAAAACCGACCGTAAATTGGGCGGGTTCCTGATACTGTCCAGCCAATCGCCCAAAGATGCCATTAATTCGCCGGTTTTCGACACGGTGGTCGAGCAGACGGTAACGAAAGTGCTGCTGCCCAACCCTGCTGCCGAGTATGAAGGCAATTACCGGCGGCTCGGGCTGACGGAGAAAGAGTTTGCCGAAATGCGCAGTCTGGGCGAGAAAAGCCGGCAGTTTTTGGTGAAACAGAATCTCGGCAGTTCCATTGCCACACTCAACCTCCACAAAATGGATGACGAGATCGCGGTGTTGTCGGGAAATGCGGCCAACGTCCGCATCATGCACAAAGCAATGGAGCGTTGCGGCAGCGGGCATCCCGATGAATGGCTGCCGGTGTTTCATGAAATGAGAAAGGAGGCAAAAGCCGAACAGGAGAAACAGCAGAAACAGCCGCAGGCTGTATAA